The following DNA comes from Deinococcus carri.
CGCGACGTGCTGACCCTGCGCGAACTGTCCGGCCTGGACTACGCCGAAATCGCGGAGGTGCTGGGCCTGGAACTGGGCACGGTCAAAAGCCGCCTGAACCGGGGCCGCGCCGCCCTGCGGACACTCCTGAGCGGAATCGGGGTGACGCCGTGAGGGGGCGGCCAACCCGTCTCAAAGACCCGTGCCGAGGCCCTTTTCCCCTCCCCCTTGACTTGCAAAGCTGCGCAGCAGAGGGGGGAGGCCGGGACTCGTAGAGCTGCTTGCAGAGGGGGTGAACGGGCATGGCACCCCCAGCCCCCTGTGTCCCCACTTCCCCGATATTCCCGCCCACCCCCCAACCAAAGGCCCTACCCATGAATGACGCCGAACTCGACACCCTCCTGGCCCACGCCCGAAAAGAAACCCCCGCCGACGCCGGGGCCGCCGACCGCTTCCTGGCGTGGCACCGGGCAGAACAGGCGGGCACCGCTCTCCCCTCCCCCGCGCCACGCTCCCGCGCCCGGTGGTGGCCCGCGCTGCTGGGCGCGGCGGTGCTGACCGGGGCGCTGGTGCTGCGGCCCGCGCCCGACCTCCCCGCGAGTGCCGCTTACGACGCCTACCAGGGCGCACTGGGAGAGGGCTGGTGAGGCGAACGCTGCTGCTGGCCGGGCTGCTGCTGACCGGCGCGGCCCACGCTGCCGACGTGGACGACCTGACGGCGGCGCTGCGGCAGGCGCGCACCCTGGCGGCCCGCGGCACGGCCGAGGTCAGCGTGTTCTTTCCGCCCCGCGCCGTGCCCACCCGCACCGCCGCCACGCTGCCCGCCGTGCCCTTCCGCCCCGCCCTGATTGCCGCGCACTTCACCGTCACGCGGACAGACGCGCCGCCGGTCGCGGGCCGGGACGTGACCCGCTTCGACCTGGTGCCGAAAGTCGGGCAGGCCGCCCGCTGGACGCTGTGGGTGGACCGGGCCTGGAATGTGCCCCTCGCCTACGAGGAACGAATGCCGGACGGCACCCTGGCCCGCCGCGCTGCCTTCACGCAGGTGCAGCCCCAGGCGGTGAAGGTCAAGCGGGGCGTGCCTGCCATTCCCGCCGGTCTGCGCCCCGCCGTCCTCGCCGCGCTGCCGGGGTTGCGCCTCCCGCCGGGCTTCGTGCCGACGGAGGTCAGGGTCAGGCCCGCTGGTGGCCTGGAGGTCACGCTCAGCGACGGGGCCAACGTCCTCGCGCTGGTGCTGGCCCCGCGCAATGTCCGTGCTGCGCCCGGTGTCGCCTCCCGCCGCGTGGGGGACGGGTTCGTCTGGCTGGTGGGCAACCTGCCTGCCGCGCCGCTGCGCTCGGCCCTCGCGGGCATCAAGTCGGTGGACCTCGCGGGTCTGGGAACTTTTCTGGCTCCCGCCGCCTCCAATCCCTGAAGCCTCCCCACGCCTCATACCTCTTTCCGGAGAAGCCATGCCCCTGACCCCCTACGCCCCCAAACTCACGCCCGAGGACGCCGCGCACCTGCTGAGACGCACCTCCTTCGGGGCCAGCGACGCGCAGATTCGTGCGCTGGCCGGTAAGGACGCCCGCGCGGCAGCCCGCGGCCTCCTGAACTTCACGGACGCACGCGCCCCCGGCAACCCCTTCGACCCCATGCAGGGCGCGACGCCCGGCGCGGGCATCCAGCTCACGCGCGGCGCGTGGCTGTTCGAGATGATGTACGGCCCGCACCCGCTGCGCGAGAAACTGGCGCTGACCTGGAGTAATCACTTCGTCATCGGCACCGACAAGGTGCGGAACATCCCCATGCTGGCCGCCTACCTGAACCTGCTGCGGCGGCACGCGGCAGCCCCCGACTTTGCCCGCTTCGCGCTGGAGGTCGCGCAGTCGCCCGCCATGCTGCGCTACCTCGACAACGACCAGAACCGCAAGGGCAAGCCCAACGAGAACTTCAGCCGCGAGTTGCTGGAACTGTTCACGACCGGCATCGGCCACTACACCGAGGACGACGTGCGCGAGGGCGCGCGGGCGCTGACCGGCTGGACCTTCGAGGGCGGGCGCGGCAATCAGAAGTACCTGGAGGAACCCCGCTTCGTTTTCCGGGCGAACCAGCACGACACGGGCCGCAAGACGTACCTGGGCCACAGCGGGAACCTCAGCGGCGAGGACGTGGTGCGCCTGGCCGCCACCCACCCCCAGACCGCCGTGTTCGTCTCGCGCAAGCTGCACCGCGCCTTTGTCCGCGACACCCCCGACGAGGGGGCAGTAGCCGCCAGCGCCGAGACGTTCCGCCGCACGAACGGCAACATTCGCGCCGTGCTGGAGGAACTGCTGTCCAGCACCCACTTCTACGCCCCCGAAAACCGCGCCGCCGTCATCCGCAGCCCGGTGGAATTCATCGTGGGGGCGGTGCGGACGCTGGGACAGCCGAAGCTGGAAACCAAGCAGATGCTGAACCTCGCCCAGACTGCCGGAAAGATGGGCCAACTGCTCCTCCAGCCCGACACCGTGAAGGGCTGGGACGGCGGGCGCGAATGGATCAACGACTCGACCCTCCTCACGCGGATGCAGGTCGCGGCGGCCCTGACCCTGGGCGGCCAGGCCCCGAAGCTGGAACAGCAGCCCACCCCCCTGGCCCTGCTGGGCACCGAACGCAGCCTCCTGCGCGCCGCGCTGGACGGCCTGGCCCCCAAGCAGCGCACGTACCTGACGCTGATCAGCCCGGAATTTCAGCTCGCCTGAAGCTCTGAGCTATGAACCATCACCAGAAAGCTTCGGCTTGTGGCTTTAGCCCTCTTTTTCATAGCTCATAGCTCACGGCTCATGGCCCCTTTTCACAGCCCCCCCGAGGTTCCCCATGTCCCCAACCCGCCGTGAATTCCTCAAATACTCCGCCCTGGCCGTCGCCGCGACGAGCGGGATGCCCGGTTTCCTGGCGCGGGCCGCGACGCAGGCCGCCGGGTCAGGCAACACCAAAACGCTGGTCGTGATTCAACTGACCGGCGGCAACGACGGCCTCAACACCCTGATTCCGTACTCCAACGGCGCGTACTACGCCGCGCGGCCCAACATCGCGATTCCCAAAAAGGACGTGCTGACCCTCACGCCGGACCTGGGGATGCATCCGGCCCTGAAGCCCCTGATGGGCCTGTGGGACGGCGGGCACCTCGCCTGGATGGAGAACGTGGGCTATCCCAACCCCAACCGCAGTCACTTCGCCAGCATGGCGATCTGGCACACCGCCGACCCTACCCAGGCGCAGGCGGAGGGCTGGATCGGGCGCATCGCGGAGAAGATTGGCGACCCCTTCTGCGCCTCCAACCTGGGTGGGACCACGCCGCAGGCCCTGCGCGCCGCCGACTTCAGCCTGCCCAGCATCGACGGGGTGGACAACTTTCAGGTCAAGCTCCCGGCGGGGCTGGACGCCGCCTTCGGGACCATGCTGAACACGTCCCGCGCGGGCGAGGCGGCTTACCTCCAGCAGGCCACGCGGCAGATGCTGACCAACACCCGGCGGGTGCAGCAGAACGTCGGCAAGTACCGCACGGGGGCCACCTACCCGGAAGGCAAGTTCGCCGCCCAGCTCCGCGACGCCGCGCGCCTGATTGCCGCTGGGACGGGCCAGCGGGTGCTGTACATCACGCTGGGCAACTTCGACACCCACGCCGGGCAGCGGGCCGAGCAGGATGAACTGCTGGGCCAGCTCGCGGCGGGCCTCGCCGCCTTCCAGGCCGACCTGGAGGCGCAGGGCCTGGCCGACCGGGTGCTGGTGATGGGCTTTTCGGAGTTCGGGCGGCGGGTGGCCGAGAACGCCAGCGCGGGCACCGACCACGGCCAGGGCAGCGTGATGTTCGCCCTGGGGCGCGGCGTGAAGGGCGGGATTCACGGCGACAGTCCCGACCTGGAAAACCTGTCGCTGGGCGACATCCGGTACAAGCAGGACTTCCGGGGCGTGTACGCGGGCGCGCTGTCGCGCTGGCTGGGGCTGGACGCGCGGGGCATCCTGGGCGGCGACTTCGCCGGGCCGGGGTGGGTCGCGTGACTGGGAAGCAGGTGCAGATGCTGGGCGCGGCGCTGGCCGGGCTGGTCCTCCTGGCCGCTCCGGCCACCCTCGCCATGCCCCGCTACCGCCTGATCGCCGCCCACCAGCTCGGCTACGACCGGGACGACCCGCTGTGGGAGCTCTCGCGCACGGTCATGCCCTGCACCACCTGCCACCTGCGGCCCCAGGGCGGGCAGGGCTGGAACACTTTTGGCGAGAGCCTGCGTGCGGGCTTCCGCGCCGAGCCGGGCGCGAAGTTTGCCGACGTGCTTTACAACGTCCTGAAGGCCGACGCGGACGCCGACGGCGACGGCTACCCCGACGCCCTGGAGTTCTACGCTCGCACGCTCCCTGGCGACCCCCAGAGCCACCCCGCGAAGCCTGTCGCCCAGCTTCAGGCCGACTTCGAGAAGGCGGGTGGGATGGCGCAGTACGCGCCGAAGAAGTAGTACTCACCCGCTCCGGCAAATAAAACCCCCGCCAGAGCGGGGGCCGAGGTTGGGAGGGGAAAGGGCTTCAGGCGGCGAGTTCGGCCTGAATCACTTGGAGGCGGCGGCCGCCCGCCAGTTGCTGCACGATGGTGTGCCGCAGCGCGTTCGCGTTGTCCAGCCCCAGGTCCTGAATGAGCCGCACGAAGTCGATGCGCTCGTAGGGGTGTTCGCTGTCGTTCTGGGCGTAGAAGAAGTAGGCGACCAGTTCCTCGAAGGTCAGCGGCGACATGACTTAATGTACTCTTTATTTCTGACCTGTCTATGACAGTGCCCCGGCGGAACCTCACCCCGGCTTCAGAGCCTCCTCTCCCAGGTCACCCACATCGGTTCGGAGGCGTAGCCGAGCCGGGTATTCACGCGTAGCATCGGCAGGTTCAGCACGGTGCCGCCGGTTCCGGCCAGCGTGTGGCCTTCCGCCCTGGCCCAGGCCAGAGCCGCAGCCTTGAGCGTGGTGGCGATGCCCTGGTTCCGGTGGGCACGGGCGGTCACGGTCTGCTCGCTCTCGACGCTGGAGCCGCGAGGAGTCAGGCGGGTGCTGGCGACGAGTTCACCCCGGAGGCGCATCACGAAGGCCACCTCCTCCCGCTGCACCGTGGCGCGCAGTTCCTCCGGGCCGAGGGGGTCCGGCGTGGTCGTGGGGTTGCGGGGTGCGTCCTGCACGGCCAGGTTGGAGAGCGCGTGCAGGGTGGCCCAGTCGGCCTCCGGTGCGGTAGGCCTCAGGCGCTCGACCTCGTACCCGGCGAGGTAGAGGCGTTCTTCCCGCGGCAGGAAGGGGATGGGGTCGAAGCGCGTCAGGTCGAGGTGCGCCCCCCAGGACTGCCAGGCGTTGCGAAAGCCTGCCGCGTGAAAAAAGTGCATCGTCTCCGGCCAGTCCTCGCGCGTCACGCCCAGCAGGCGGCGGGCACCGGCGGGCAGGCGGGTCAGCAGGGCCAGGTAGAGGGGCGTGAAGGCCGCCGGGTCGCCCGCCAGGTCGAGCCGCAGCGCGTCCGGGGTGGCGGGGCCGAAGGGCGACAGGTGCGCGGTGGCGACCACCTCTCCCCCGCGGTCCGCGACGAGGCGCAGCCGGGCTGGGTCAGTCGAGACATGGAAGCGGTCCGGCGTGTACGTCCACTGCCCACGTACCCCTGCCGTGACCAGGCGGGCGACGGCCGGCGCGTCGGCCTCACGGAAGGGGCGGACGTTCATGCCTCGCGCTCCCAGGCGAGCCAGTCAGGTTCGATGTTCGCGCCCAGGCGGCGCAGCACTCCCAAATACGCCGTGTCCCGCCCGCTGCCCGCCACATTCAGGAAGCCCAGCCCCTGCGCCTGCAACTGCCGCGCCACCCGCGCCAGCAGCGCCGTCGCTATCCCCTGGCGACGGTGGTCGGGGTGAACCACCAGCACCGCGTTCCAGGCATTCAGCCGCGACCGTTCCGGCAGGGCGAGGCCCACGACCTCCCCGGCCTGCCGGGCCAGAAAGGCCGCATCCCAGAGGGCGTCCTCGTCTATCAGCGTCTCGGCGGCGGGGGGAATGGTGGGGGGCGCGCTTATCTTGTCACCCCGCGTGAGGGTGTACAGAGCATGGAGGCGGGGGTCATCCCGGTACGGCGCGGCGGGTTCCAGCGTGTAAGCCCGCGCGGCCAGGTCAGCCTCCAGCCGGGCCGGGTCCGCCGACCAGCCCTTCAGGTGAAAGCCCCCGCCGAAGGTGCGGTGAACCTCGCGGAAGCCCAGGGCGGGGAGGTCAGGCCAGGTTGGGAGGTAATCCTCGCGGACACTGGTCCACAGGCGGAAACGTCCGGCAGCGCGGGCCTGCGCGGCCAGATGCGCCAGCAGTGCGGCCGTCGTGCCGTCTGCGCGGTGGTCGGGGTGCAGGTGCAGCCCCAGCCAGGCGTGCGTGGGATGAAAGTCGGGGAGCCGGAACGTGCCCAGGCCGCCCGGCTGGCCGCCCGTTTCGGCCAGCACATAGCCCCCAGGATTGCGGGCAAAAGCGGCCGCGAACTGCGCCCCGGTGCGGTGATAGTGCGGTTCCTGTGTGCCGTTATGCAGCAGCGCGGCGAAGGGGGCATCGGCAGCCGTGGCCGGGCGCACGGTGGGAGAGGGGGAATCAGACACATCGGCATGGTGCGTGAACCGGGGGATTGGACGCGAATCCAAGGACTAGGCCGAATGGCGTAGGGCTGCATATGCGGCCAGACTTAGAAGAACCCAATACGACTGTGGCGGCACCTCCCCCATGCAGACGGATTCATACTCAGGTCACATTCACATATTGACTTGACAGGATTACGCTCATGCCGTATTCTTCTGTCACCGGAATGGGAGCGTCGTGGTACGCTCGTCCACCTGCCCGGAGGGACCTCACCGCGGCCCCAACTTCAGATTCAGTCAGTGCCCCCGCCGGGAGAAGGTGGGGGTACGTGCTTTTGGATGCCTGCTGGGGGACTAGGGGAAAATCCGAGTGCATAATTTGACTTCCCCTGCATCCCACGCTATAGTTTTTGACATCACCGCCCAAGAGGGCGGCTTTTTTATTGCCTGCTCTCCTCTAAACGTCCCTTCACGTCCGTCTCGCCCGCCGCCGTACGGTGGACGGGCAGGCTGGGGCCATGAGCGACGACGCGCAGAAGAAGCCCTACGACCCGGCCAACAGTTCGCCCGCTGAGGGCCAGAGCCACCCCATCCCCGAGCAGGAACGCGGTCAGGCCCCGAACGAGGACCCGGCCGCCAAGGACCAGCCCGCCGAGGGGGGCCGCGCCGAGGAAGCGGACGTGCCGGGAGCCGACCTGCCCACGACCACCCGTGACTGAAGCGTCCGTACCCGGAGATTCGGGGCTGAACATGGCCCGCCCGGAGCCGGAGCGGGCCGAACTGCTGCGCTGGATGTTCGAGCGGCTCCGCGCCGAGTACGGTGTGCGGCCCCTGGTGGCGCGCCGCGCGCCGATGCACGAACTGATCAGCACCATCCTCTCGCAACGCACAACCCACGCCGATGAGGAGGCCGCGTACCAGGAACTCCTGACGCTGGGCGACTGGGACACCATCATAGAGGCCCCCACCGACGCGGTCGCCCACGCCATCCGCCGCAGCAACTACCCCGAGCAGAAGGCCCCACGCATCCAGGCCACCCTGCGCGCCATCCGCGAGCAGCGGGGCGGGTACGACCTCGACTTTCTGGCCAACCTGCCGGTGAAGGACGCCCTGAAGTGGCTGACCGACCTGCCCGGCGTGGGTGTAAAGACGGCCTCGCTGGTGCTGCTGTTCAACTTCTCGCGCCCGGTCTTTCCGGTGGATACGCACGTTCACCGCGTCACCACCCGTGTCGGCGTGATTCCGCGCATGGGCGAGCAGGCCGCGCACCGCGTACTGCTGGGGCTGCTGCCCCCCGACCCGCCCCTGCTGTACGAGCTGCACGTCAACCTGCTGCGGCACGGGCAGAGGGTCTGCACCTGGACGCGCCCCAAGTGCCCGGTGTGCGTGCTGCGTGAACGCTGCGACGCCTTTGCCCTGTACGGGAACAACGTGCCGAGCTTCGGGGAGCAGAAGGCGGGAGGCGGAAGGCAGAAGGCGAACGGCCCGGCTGGCCTCTAGCCTTCTGCCTTGCCGCCGCCCTCAGCCCCGTTCCCGCTCGCGCAGCACCAGTTGCACCAGCCCCAGCACCACCAGTTCGGCCTCCTGCGGGCGGACGGGGCGCAGTTCCTCCACCACGAAGCGGCGGGAGAACAGGCTGCGGCGCTTGCGGACGCGGAAGGCGGGCCGACCGGCAGTGTCGGTGACGGTGTAGGTCGGATTGACCAGATAGTCGAAGCCCACTGCAATGACGTCCCCCACCAGGGGCACCGCGCCGATGACGCCCTCCAGCACGCCCAGCCAGGGGTGGTCGTCGCGCAGGGTGAACTCGGGCTGGCCGTCCGGGCCGAGCAGGTCGTAGCTCGCGCCCCAGAGGGTCCGCATCCCTTGCGCCTGGAGCGCACCGACCTCCGAGCCGTCCATACGGCGGATGACGCGCCTGGCCCGCCAGTCCAGCGCCCCGGTCATCAGCCCCTGCGCGCGGATGCTGTGGGTCTGGTGCTGCCTGGCCTCGTCGGCATATACGCGCACCTCGTCGCGGATGCTGAACAGCTTGGCCCCCACGACCGCAACCAGCCGTCCCTGCGCGTCCGTGACCCGCAGGTCGGTGCGGAGGCTGAAGCGGAATTCCAGGGTCAGGGGGAAGGTGGGGTTCACGCAGAGGGGTACGCGCTCAGGCGGGGGCCGGTTCCCAGAGGTCAAAGCGTGTACCCGCCGCAACTCCCACCGCCTGCGCCCAGACCCCGGCCGACTGTGCCCGGCGAGCCTCCGGCTGGACCGTCTCGACGCGCACGGCTCCCTGCCCGCAGGCGACGGTCAGCCCGTCCGCGGCCACCCGCAGCACCTCGCCGGGCTGGCCGCGCCCCTCCGTGACGCTCAGGCCGCCCAGCTTGAGCCGTGCGCCGTTCAGAAAGGCGGTGGTCTGCGGCCAGGCGGCCACGCCCCGGTAACGGTTCACGACCGCCTGCGCGTCCTCCTGCCAACGCACGAAGCCGTCCTCCTTGACCAGCATGGGGGCGTGGGTGGCCGCCGCCTCGTCCTGGGGCGTGGGCGTGAGGTCCGGCAGGCTGGAGAGGGCCTCCACGATCAGGCGCGCGGCCTGGGTACCCAGGGCGTCGGCGAGTTCAAGGCTGGTCCATTCGGGCGCGATGGGCAGGGCCTCCTGAAGCAGAATCGGCCCGGTGTCCATGCCCACGTCGGTCTGCATGATGGTGGTGCCGGTGACGCTCTCGCCGCGAATGAGCGCCCACTGGATGGGGGCCGCCCCCCGGTAGGCGGGCAGCAGGCTGGTGTGGGTGTTCAGGAAGCCGAAGCGGGGCACGGCGAGCAGCGAGGCGGGCAGAATCTTGCCGTAGGCGCAGGTGACGGCCACATCCGCGCCGCTCTCGCGGAGTTGCGCCTCGAAGGCGGCATTGCCCCGCAGCTTCTTCGGCTGGGCAAGGGGCAGCCCCAGTTCGGCGGCGCGGGCCGCGACAGGGGGGGGCGTAAGCCGCAGGCCCCGCCCCACCGGTTTGTCGGGCTGCGCCACCACCAACACCACCTCGAAGTGTTCGCGGATGGCTTCCAGCACGGGCAGCGCGAAGGCGGGCGAGCCGAAAAAGGCCACGCGGGGGGCGGCGGGCACGCTCAACCCTGCCGCTCCCGGCGCACCTTCTCGGCCTCGGCGAGGTCGTTCAGGAACTGCTTGGCCTTGCGCTGCATCGCGGCGAGTTCCTTGCGGTGGTCCTCCGTGACCTCGGGGGGCAGGCGGTCGAGGAAGAACACGCCGTCGAGGTGGTCGGTTTCGTGCTGGAAGACGCGGGCGAGGTAGTCGCCAGCCTCCAGCGTGCGCTCCTGGCCGTCCAGGTCGGTGTAGCGCACCTGCACGGCGCGGGCGCGGGGCACGCCTTCCTCGTAGATGCCGGGGATGCTGAGGCAGCCTTCCTGATAGGCCCGGTCCTTTTTCTTGTCGGTGACGGTCAGCACCGGGTTCAGCATCACGAACTCGCGCAGCACGCGGGACTTGAGGGGCACGTCCTGGCCCTCGTTCTCCTCCTCGTCATCCTCGTACTCCACGGCGACGAACATCCGCACGGGCAGCCCAATCTGGGGCGCGGCCAGCCCCACGCCACGCGCCTCGAACATCGTCTCCAGCATGGTGTCGGCGACCTCGCGCACGGTTTGCGGCGGGGAGCCAGGCACGGTCAGGGTATCGGTCGGCTGAACGGGCCGGGCCTTGCGGCGCAGCACCGGGTCGCCGTACAGGCGGATGGGGTAAACGCGGGGGGCCTCGGCCATATCACTCCGTTTTACCAGAGGCCCGCGGCCGGGCGCACGTCGCCGCGCACCTTCAGGCTGGCCGAAGCCCGCCCGGCCACTTTTCTCACCTCTCCCCCACCCGGCCCTCCTAGGGTCAGGGAACCATGCCGACACGTTCTGTCCTGACCCTGACCGCCGCCCTGCTGGGCAGCTTCGCTGCTGCCCAGACAGCCCCGCAGACCACCCCCCCTGCGCCCACCCAGACCGCCGCGCCCCAGCAGGTGGCCGGGCAGACGGCGGAACAGGCCGCCGCGCAGGCCCGTGACCTGGCCGAGCGGGCACGGCGGACCTACCCCAAGGGCAGCGCCAGCATCGACCAGCCGCTCTGGAAGCAGGCCGCCGACGCTGCCGAACAGGCCGTGCGCCTCGCGCCGCAGAACCCCGAGTACCTGAAACTGCGTGCGCAGATCTACACGGAAGTCGGCTTCTGGAAACAGGCCGAACTGGGCTGGAACGCCTACTTCCAGGCCGCACCGCAGGCGAGCCAGGCCGACCGGCAGCAGGCCGCCGCCGTCCAGTACAACCTGGGCTACGCCGCCTACACCCGCAACCAGCCGGACCAGGCCGCGCGCTTCTTCGCCGCCTGCCTTGACCTCGACACGCAGAATGCGGATTGCGCCACCTGGGCCGCCCGCACCGCGCTGGAGGCCGGGAACTACGCCCAGGCCCAGACCCTGTACGCCCGCGCCCTGCAACTCAAGCCCGGCGACAAGACGCTGACGTACTTCCAGAACCTGGCCCAGAACGCCAGCCGCTACGGCCCCGCCGCCACCCGCGCCTTCAGCCGCGCCTACGTGGAGCTGGACGCGGGCCGCAAGGCGGAGGCGCTCGCGGGCTTCCAGGAAGCCGCCCGCACCGCCCCCAACTTCGTCGAGGCCTGGCGCGAGGCGGGCCGTCTGGCGCTGGAACTGGGCAACGCACAGGCCGCCCTCACCGCGTACCAGGGGGCCGCGGCGCTGCCCGGCGCGACCGCCAGCGACCGCTACAACCTCGCGCTCGCGCAGGAAGGCCAGCAGTTCGGGCTGAAGGCCGTGCAGACCTTCCGCAACGCCTACGCGAAGTACACGGCGGGCGA
Coding sequences within:
- a CDS encoding GNAT family N-acetyltransferase; this translates as MNVRPFREADAPAVARLVTAGVRGQWTYTPDRFHVSTDPARLRLVADRGGEVVATAHLSPFGPATPDALRLDLAGDPAAFTPLYLALLTRLPAGARRLLGVTREDWPETMHFFHAAGFRNAWQSWGAHLDLTRFDPIPFLPREERLYLAGYEVERLRPTAPEADWATLHALSNLAVQDAPRNPTTTPDPLGPEELRATVQREEVAFVMRLRGELVASTRLTPRGSSVESEQTVTARAHRNQGIATTLKAAALAWARAEGHTLAGTGGTVLNLPMLRVNTRLGYASEPMWVTWERRL
- a CDS encoding tetratricopeptide repeat protein, giving the protein MPTRSVLTLTAALLGSFAAAQTAPQTTPPAPTQTAAPQQVAGQTAEQAAAQARDLAERARRTYPKGSASIDQPLWKQAADAAEQAVRLAPQNPEYLKLRAQIYTEVGFWKQAELGWNAYFQAAPQASQADRQQAAAVQYNLGYAAYTRNQPDQAARFFAACLDLDTQNADCATWAARTALEAGNYAQAQTLYARALQLKPGDKTLTYFQNLAQNASRYGPAATRAFSRAYVELDAGRKAEALAGFQEAARTAPNFVEAWREAGRLALELGNAQAALTAYQGAAALPGATASDRYNLALAQEGQQFGLKAVQTFRNAYAKYTAGDKGAAEAGFLEATRLNPQYAKAWAWLGRVRYEAKNYAGAAEAYGQAVQLDPNDKSSAYYLRLAQQGK
- a CDS encoding DUF1800 domain-containing protein; protein product: MPLTPYAPKLTPEDAAHLLRRTSFGASDAQIRALAGKDARAAARGLLNFTDARAPGNPFDPMQGATPGAGIQLTRGAWLFEMMYGPHPLREKLALTWSNHFVIGTDKVRNIPMLAAYLNLLRRHAAAPDFARFALEVAQSPAMLRYLDNDQNRKGKPNENFSRELLELFTTGIGHYTEDDVREGARALTGWTFEGGRGNQKYLEEPRFVFRANQHDTGRKTYLGHSGNLSGEDVVRLAATHPQTAVFVSRKLHRAFVRDTPDEGAVAASAETFRRTNGNIRAVLEELLSSTHFYAPENRAAVIRSPVEFIVGAVRTLGQPKLETKQMLNLAQTAGKMGQLLLQPDTVKGWDGGREWINDSTLLTRMQVAAALTLGGQAPKLEQQPTPLALLGTERSLLRAALDGLAPKQRTYLTLISPEFQLA
- a CDS encoding transcriptional regulator, whose amino-acid sequence is MRRTLLLAGLLLTGAAHAADVDDLTAALRQARTLAARGTAEVSVFFPPRAVPTRTAATLPAVPFRPALIAAHFTVTRTDAPPVAGRDVTRFDLVPKVGQAARWTLWVDRAWNVPLAYEERMPDGTLARRAAFTQVQPQAVKVKRGVPAIPAGLRPAVLAALPGLRLPPGFVPTEVRVRPAGGLEVTLSDGANVLALVLAPRNVRAAPGVASRRVGDGFVWLVGNLPAAPLRSALAGIKSVDLAGLGTFLAPAASNP
- a CDS encoding GNAT family N-acetyltransferase, which produces MSDSPSPTVRPATAADAPFAALLHNGTQEPHYHRTGAQFAAAFARNPGGYVLAETGGQPGGLGTFRLPDFHPTHAWLGLHLHPDHRADGTTAALLAHLAAQARAAGRFRLWTSVREDYLPTWPDLPALGFREVHRTFGGGFHLKGWSADPARLEADLAARAYTLEPAAPYRDDPRLHALYTLTRGDKISAPPTIPPAAETLIDEDALWDAAFLARQAGEVVGLALPERSRLNAWNAVLVVHPDHRRQGIATALLARVARQLQAQGLGFLNVAGSGRDTAYLGVLRRLGANIEPDWLAWEREA
- a CDS encoding DUF1501 domain-containing protein, with the translated sequence MSPTRREFLKYSALAVAATSGMPGFLARAATQAAGSGNTKTLVVIQLTGGNDGLNTLIPYSNGAYYAARPNIAIPKKDVLTLTPDLGMHPALKPLMGLWDGGHLAWMENVGYPNPNRSHFASMAIWHTADPTQAQAEGWIGRIAEKIGDPFCASNLGGTTPQALRAADFSLPSIDGVDNFQVKLPAGLDAAFGTMLNTSRAGEAAYLQQATRQMLTNTRRVQQNVGKYRTGATYPEGKFAAQLRDAARLIAAGTGQRVLYITLGNFDTHAGQRAEQDELLGQLAAGLAAFQADLEAQGLADRVLVMGFSEFGRRVAENASAGTDHGQGSVMFALGRGVKGGIHGDSPDLENLSLGDIRYKQDFRGVYAGALSRWLGLDARGILGGDFAGPGWVA
- the fmt gene encoding methionyl-tRNA formyltransferase — translated: MSVPAAPRVAFFGSPAFALPVLEAIREHFEVVLVVAQPDKPVGRGLRLTPPPVAARAAELGLPLAQPKKLRGNAAFEAQLRESGADVAVTCAYGKILPASLLAVPRFGFLNTHTSLLPAYRGAAPIQWALIRGESVTGTTIMQTDVGMDTGPILLQEALPIAPEWTSLELADALGTQAARLIVEALSSLPDLTPTPQDEAAATHAPMLVKEDGFVRWQEDAQAVVNRYRGVAAWPQTTAFLNGARLKLGGLSVTEGRGQPGEVLRVAADGLTVACGQGAVRVETVQPEARRAQSAGVWAQAVGVAAGTRFDLWEPAPA
- a CDS encoding endonuclease III; translated protein: MARPEPERAELLRWMFERLRAEYGVRPLVARRAPMHELISTILSQRTTHADEEAAYQELLTLGDWDTIIEAPTDAVAHAIRRSNYPEQKAPRIQATLRAIREQRGGYDLDFLANLPVKDALKWLTDLPGVGVKTASLVLLFNFSRPVFPVDTHVHRVTTRVGVIPRMGEQAAHRVLLGLLPPDPPLLYELHVNLLRHGQRVCTWTRPKCPVCVLRERCDAFALYGNNVPSFGEQKAGGGRQKANGPAGL
- the def gene encoding peptide deformylase, which translates into the protein MAEAPRVYPIRLYGDPVLRRKARPVQPTDTLTVPGSPPQTVREVADTMLETMFEARGVGLAAPQIGLPVRMFVAVEYEDDEEENEGQDVPLKSRVLREFVMLNPVLTVTDKKKDRAYQEGCLSIPGIYEEGVPRARAVQVRYTDLDGQERTLEAGDYLARVFQHETDHLDGVFFLDRLPPEVTEDHRKELAAMQRKAKQFLNDLAEAEKVRRERQG